In Gammaproteobacteria bacterium, a single window of DNA contains:
- a CDS encoding acetate--CoA ligase family protein, with product MSTLERLLRPKSIVAIGGLHASRVVEQCQLMGYSGDIWPVHPEKTKIRGLTAFKRVEDLPGDPDAAFVGVNRHGTIDVVRALRERGCGGAVCYASGFLEADRTGGELQSALIAAAGDMPILGPNCYGFINYADGALLWPDQQGGKRLQAGKTGVAIIAQSSNIAINFTMQQRGLPLAYVVTVGNQAVVGISRIALTILDDPRVTALGMYVEGFDSIATMEQLAQKSRALNKPIVIFKVGKSEQSQVAAMSHTASLVGSHEVTRDFLRRNGFGQADSIPVFLETLKLLHQHGPLEGYRVSSMSCSGGEASIIADAAERHKIYFPDLDADQKAPIEAALGPLVKVANPLDYQTYSWANREVMEATYRAMTAVGFDLNYLILDFPHHARCEDWEWHIAVDAFEAALTANHARGAFVVGMPENIPEEYTEDFSERGIVSFFGIDEALQATEIAADIGIAWKQGLADPVIELPPVSANQVTLDESDAKLALLAAGLPIPPGGRVNSVAEAIEKAEALGFPVVLKTLGLAHKTEFNAVRLNLSSPEAVNNAASELLKLSHQLYLETMKPALAELIVGVTRDQQFGLVLTVGSGGILVELLQDSKTLIIPARHSEIEDALAGLRSAPLLHGFRGKPAADITATVDAILAVQQYAISNSQVLVELDVNPLLIGAQGDGVFAADALIVLEEQK from the coding sequence ATGTCTACCCTCGAGCGCTTGCTGCGTCCTAAATCGATCGTCGCTATCGGCGGCCTGCATGCGAGCCGTGTGGTCGAACAGTGCCAATTGATGGGCTATAGCGGTGACATCTGGCCGGTGCATCCTGAGAAAACCAAAATCCGGGGATTAACGGCATTCAAGCGGGTAGAAGACCTGCCAGGTGATCCCGATGCGGCTTTTGTCGGGGTGAACCGTCATGGCACCATCGACGTCGTCCGGGCATTGCGTGAGCGCGGCTGCGGCGGTGCGGTATGCTACGCCTCCGGCTTCCTCGAAGCGGACCGGACCGGCGGTGAGCTGCAGTCAGCGTTGATCGCGGCCGCCGGCGACATGCCGATCCTCGGTCCCAACTGTTACGGCTTCATCAATTACGCGGACGGCGCCCTGTTGTGGCCCGATCAGCAGGGTGGCAAACGACTGCAAGCGGGAAAAACCGGCGTTGCCATCATTGCCCAATCCTCCAACATTGCAATCAACTTCACGATGCAGCAACGGGGCCTGCCGCTGGCCTACGTTGTTACCGTCGGCAACCAGGCAGTGGTGGGAATATCCAGGATCGCGCTCACGATACTCGACGATCCACGCGTCACCGCGCTCGGCATGTACGTCGAAGGATTTGACTCGATCGCTACCATGGAGCAGCTCGCGCAAAAGTCGCGCGCGTTAAACAAGCCGATCGTGATATTCAAAGTCGGCAAGAGCGAACAATCGCAGGTAGCAGCGATGTCGCATACAGCTTCGCTGGTTGGCTCGCACGAAGTTACCCGCGATTTTTTACGCCGTAATGGCTTTGGCCAGGCAGACTCAATCCCGGTGTTCCTGGAAACGCTGAAGCTGCTGCACCAGCATGGGCCGCTCGAGGGTTACCGGGTATCGTCGATGAGTTGCTCCGGAGGCGAGGCAAGCATCATTGCCGATGCCGCCGAGCGCCACAAGATTTACTTTCCCGACCTCGACGCTGACCAGAAAGCACCGATCGAGGCCGCACTGGGCCCGCTGGTCAAGGTAGCAAATCCGCTTGATTACCAGACCTACAGCTGGGCAAACCGGGAGGTAATGGAGGCCACCTATCGCGCCATGACGGCTGTAGGTTTCGATCTGAATTACCTGATCCTTGATTTCCCGCATCACGCGCGCTGCGAAGACTGGGAGTGGCATATCGCGGTCGACGCCTTCGAAGCAGCACTGACCGCCAACCACGCCCGGGGTGCCTTTGTGGTCGGTATGCCTGAAAATATTCCCGAGGAATATACCGAAGACTTCAGCGAACGTGGCATCGTCAGTTTTTTCGGTATCGATGAAGCACTGCAGGCGACCGAAATCGCGGCCGACATCGGTATCGCATGGAAACAGGGACTGGCTGACCCGGTGATCGAATTGCCCCCGGTCTCCGCGAACCAGGTTACCCTGGACGAGTCCGATGCCAAACTGGCGCTGCTTGCAGCAGGCTTGCCGATACCGCCAGGTGGCCGTGTGAACTCGGTAGCTGAAGCAATCGAAAAGGCCGAGGCCCTGGGATTTCCGGTCGTCCTGAAGACACTGGGCCTCGCGCATAAAACCGAGTTCAACGCCGTACGACTGAACCTGTCATCGCCTGAAGCAGTCAACAATGCGGCCAGCGAATTGTTGAAGCTCAGCCACCAGCTGTACCTCGAAACCATGAAGCCAGCCCTGGCCGAACTCATTGTCGGGGTCACGCGCGACCAGCAATTCGGACTCGTGTTGACCGTCGGCAGTGGCGGCATCCTGGTCGAGCTTTTGCAAGACAGTAAAACCCTGATTATCCCGGCACGGCACAGCGAAATCGAAGATGCTCTGGCGGGCCTCAGGTCGGCGCCTCTACTCCACGGATTTCGCGGTAAACCTGCTGCGGACATTACGGCTACCGTGGATGCTATCCTTGCCGTTCAACAATACGCAATCTCGAACTCGCAAGTACTGGTCGAGCTTGACGTTAATCCGTTACTGATCGGTGCGCAGGGCGATGGCGTGTTCGCGGCCGATGCACTAATTGTTCTAGAGGAGCAAAAATAA